One region of Clavibacter michiganensis subsp. tessellarius genomic DNA includes:
- the galU gene encoding UTP--glucose-1-phosphate uridylyltransferase GalU, protein MVTHITKAVIPAAGLGTRFLPATKAMPKEMLPVVDRPAIQYVVEEAVGAGLHDVLMITGRNKTALENHFDRNAELEATLQLKGDDAKLRKVNESTDLADMHYVRQGDPKGLGHAVLRAEMHVGREPFAVLLGDDIIDKRDVLLSRMIEVQLQRGCSVVALLEVDPSQTHLYGVATVEETDDDDVVRITGMVEKPAAGTAPSNLAIIGRYVLRPEVFDVLHKTEPGKGGEIQLTDALEKMAAAPEWTGGVYGVVFRGRRYDTGDRLDYLKAIVQLGVDHEDLGEGLREWLPEFVKTLER, encoded by the coding sequence ATGGTCACCCACATCACGAAGGCTGTCATCCCCGCGGCGGGGCTCGGGACGCGATTCCTGCCCGCCACGAAAGCGATGCCGAAGGAGATGCTGCCGGTCGTCGACCGCCCGGCCATCCAGTACGTGGTGGAGGAGGCCGTGGGCGCGGGCCTCCACGACGTCCTCATGATCACGGGCCGCAACAAGACGGCCCTCGAGAACCACTTCGACCGCAACGCCGAGCTCGAGGCCACCCTGCAGCTCAAGGGCGACGACGCGAAGCTCCGCAAGGTCAACGAGTCCACCGACCTCGCCGACATGCACTACGTCCGCCAGGGCGACCCCAAGGGCCTCGGCCACGCGGTGCTCCGCGCGGAGATGCACGTGGGCCGCGAGCCGTTCGCCGTGCTCCTCGGCGACGACATCATCGACAAGCGCGACGTGCTCCTCTCCCGCATGATCGAGGTCCAGCTCCAGCGCGGCTGCTCCGTCGTCGCGCTCCTCGAGGTGGATCCCTCGCAGACGCACCTCTACGGCGTCGCCACGGTCGAGGAGACGGACGACGACGACGTCGTGCGCATCACCGGCATGGTCGAGAAGCCGGCCGCCGGCACCGCCCCCTCCAACCTCGCCATCATCGGCCGCTACGTGCTGCGCCCCGAGGTCTTCGACGTGCTGCACAAGACCGAGCCCGGCAAGGGCGGCGAGATCCAGCTCACCGACGCGCTCGAGAAGATGGCCGCCGCGCCCGAGTGGACCGGCGGCGTCTACGGCGTCGTCTTCCGCGGCCGCCGCTACGACACGGGCGATCGGCTCGACTACCTGAAGGCCATCGTGCAGCTCGGCGTCGACCACGAGGACCTCGGCGAGGGCCTGCGCGAGTGGCTGCCCGAGTTCGTCAAGACGCTCGAGCGCTGA
- a CDS encoding 5-formyltetrahydrofolate cyclo-ligase, translating into MPSDVPTEKRALRAQLRERRRQMTSTERDDAAHGLTSRLTELVGNHDARRVACYLSTVDEPTTRPFLQWLHADGRRVLLPVSRDDGLLDWVVSDGTETEGLFGLPEPVGELLGPIAINDVDLIIVPAAAVDQGGMRMGWGRGYFDKTLGSMEACPPVYAVVFDAEFVDELPREKHDMPVDGIVTPTLIHSF; encoded by the coding sequence ATGCCGAGCGATGTCCCCACCGAGAAGAGGGCCCTGCGCGCCCAGCTGCGGGAGCGTCGTCGCCAGATGACCTCGACGGAGCGGGACGACGCGGCCCACGGCCTCACCAGCAGGCTGACGGAGCTCGTGGGGAACCACGACGCGCGACGCGTCGCCTGCTACCTCTCCACCGTCGACGAGCCGACCACGCGCCCGTTCCTGCAGTGGCTGCACGCGGACGGCCGCCGGGTGCTCCTGCCGGTGTCGCGCGACGACGGCCTGCTCGACTGGGTCGTCAGCGACGGCACCGAGACCGAGGGCCTGTTCGGCCTGCCGGAGCCGGTGGGCGAGCTGCTCGGGCCGATCGCCATCAACGACGTCGACCTGATCATCGTGCCGGCCGCCGCGGTCGACCAGGGCGGCATGCGCATGGGCTGGGGCCGCGGCTACTTCGACAAGACCCTCGGATCGATGGAGGCCTGCCCCCCGGTCTACGCTGTGGTGTTCGACGCCGAGTTCGTCGACGAGCTCCCGCGGGAGAAGCACGACATGCCGGTCGACGGCATCGTGACCCCGACCCTCATCCACTCCTTCTAG
- a CDS encoding FmdB family zinc ribbon protein, whose protein sequence is MPTYSYRCTVCGNAFDIVQAFTDDSLTECPVCGGKLRKLFAAVGVSFTGSGFYRNDSRTEDAAKRSRSSSGSSSAKSGDASSSSSDSSSSSSSSSGSSDSSGSSGSGTTGQGSGTVTPSTPSGPASSGSGPSSPST, encoded by the coding sequence ATGCCCACGTACTCCTACCGCTGCACGGTGTGCGGCAACGCCTTCGACATCGTCCAGGCGTTCACCGACGACTCCCTCACCGAGTGCCCCGTGTGCGGCGGCAAGCTCCGCAAGCTCTTCGCGGCGGTCGGCGTGAGCTTCACGGGCAGCGGCTTCTACCGCAACGACTCGCGCACCGAGGACGCGGCCAAGCGGTCGCGGTCGTCGTCCGGGTCGTCCTCGGCGAAGTCGGGCGACGCGTCGTCGTCGTCCTCCGACTCCTCGTCGTCCTCGTCGTCGTCGTCCGGATCCTCGGACTCCTCGGGCTCGTCCGGATCCGGCACGACCGGCCAGGGGTCCGGTACCGTGACCCCCAGCACCCCCTCCGGTCCCGCGTCCTCGGGCTCCGGTCCGTCCTCGCCGTCCACCTGA
- the mscL gene encoding large conductance mechanosensitive channel protein MscL, producing the protein MKGFKEFILRGNVIDLAVAVVIGAAFTAIVTAIVTNLINPVIAAVVNSSSLETALRVDLPTASGEPSPIFFGAIIAAVINFLIVAAVVYFGLVLPVNHLKKVAFAKQKAEEEATPKDVPPTEAELLIEIRDLLAGRPSPEGAHTIPSTAGQHAAEPGKPA; encoded by the coding sequence GTGAAGGGCTTCAAGGAGTTCATCCTCCGCGGCAACGTCATCGACCTCGCGGTCGCCGTCGTCATCGGCGCCGCGTTCACCGCGATCGTGACGGCCATCGTCACCAACCTCATCAACCCGGTCATCGCGGCGGTCGTGAACTCGTCGTCCCTCGAGACCGCGCTGCGCGTCGACCTGCCGACCGCGTCCGGCGAGCCGTCGCCCATCTTCTTCGGCGCGATCATCGCGGCCGTCATCAACTTCCTCATCGTCGCCGCGGTCGTCTACTTCGGCCTCGTGCTCCCGGTCAACCACCTCAAGAAGGTGGCGTTCGCCAAGCAGAAGGCCGAGGAGGAGGCGACCCCGAAGGACGTGCCGCCGACCGAGGCCGAGCTGCTCATCGAGATCCGCGACCTGCTCGCCGGCCGCCCGTCGCCCGAGGGCGCGCACACGATCCCGTCGACCGCCGGCCAGCACGCGGCCGAGCCCGGCAAGCCGGCCTAG
- a CDS encoding DUF4011 domain-containing protein yields MWRANERSDDDDDLLSGFAAEPLEDPHVNASHNSTSPHDLRVGDVQLGSGNVAEPRWREWREQLAGIGGPSPLLHFVDNPGSRIELSTTHPGGLAQFITGKTTLLSSLIRDELALRSARKAANRITQKGIELVSARGIESIHLAIGLAEWRFADEQFRAPVLLRPLAIRRHGSDYEVRLKGQPFLNPALARALEEQFQITLDAESFVALAVQNGAFKPQPVIDRLRGLTSHLPAFAVQPRLVVSSFAEVGRSLAEDAEHLEHLVIDAIAGNPTAKWGVGEAYAPVDPIPQDQRPPVTDTLLLDADPEQEYVIAQINAGNSLVVTTLPGTGGTQTIVNSIGCLVAQNKRVLVVSPRASSLKGIGQRLADVGLPGLAVAPKSLKRDVVQSIVRNEKAAPAQTAEVDDALVRLRHVLLDYRFALGRPDADLGVSVLDALGELSRLALLPSPPATTARLTRDAVKAIAHDRASAAASLVKAASLGEFRYGPGDSPWYGATFPTSAAATHAHELAKSLSADGLPRLLERADELIGQTRMRAYRSIDELGVYLRLLLDVRETLDKFQPVVFDRSLSEIIAATGSRRDAPEMTSITRRRLRKLAREYVRPGVHISDMHESLKAIQKQRILWQRYVAVGSTPEVPRGISDVHVRYQEVAADLRVLDEPLSMLTRPTPLAELPVDELREKVAQLAEDSEVLQNLQERTSLLAELRRLDLDPLLRDLSDRHVPQEAVAAELELAWWQSVLEQMLAGDKALLNANTSVLDRLESDFRLVDEAHATASAGLLAWQLAETWKIGVVDWPEEAHHLRQLLGGSAPVDAAALHHSAPHLSRTIAPVWLASPYEVPAITDEMPFDAVFLVDAGAMTLAEALGGIRRGKQTVVFGDPVTQTPSPFTIAVVPQPERSTPQLADDDSTLEERHADSALARLGELLPSLALTRSYRAGGEDLAELVNRRFYGGRIQSLPWAGTFLGHGSLSLDFVADGHGMPDEDTGAVESVDAEVIRVVELVLDHASHRPRESLMVITASARHAVRVQQAVLHAAAKRSDVTEFFIGDRAEPFMVATLEQCVAQSRDRVIFSVGYGRTPHGRVLSNFGSLAAPGGERLLAVAMTRARRSMVVVSCFQPSDIDQDRMKHGIVALAQILSEAEARFREDPIPDDGDAMLVDLARRLEGLGLAPALGHRDKLGLVASYGGRAIAIETDPVVNQTSLRESLRLRPEMLKRLGWHYLRVHSFELFADPDAVARRIATALGAISDAHPVTAPVQVQAGAHRAD; encoded by the coding sequence GTGTGGCGTGCCAATGAACGATCCGACGACGACGACGACCTGCTCTCCGGGTTCGCCGCCGAGCCTCTAGAGGACCCCCACGTGAATGCTTCCCACAACAGCACCAGCCCCCACGACCTCCGCGTCGGCGACGTGCAGCTGGGCAGCGGCAACGTGGCCGAGCCCCGCTGGCGCGAGTGGCGCGAGCAGCTGGCCGGCATCGGCGGGCCCTCGCCCCTCCTCCACTTCGTGGACAACCCGGGCTCCCGCATCGAGCTGAGCACCACGCACCCGGGCGGGCTCGCGCAGTTCATCACGGGCAAGACGACGCTGCTGTCGTCCCTCATCCGCGACGAGCTCGCGCTCCGCAGCGCCCGCAAGGCCGCCAACCGGATCACCCAGAAGGGCATCGAGCTGGTCTCGGCCCGGGGCATCGAGTCGATCCACCTGGCCATCGGCCTCGCCGAGTGGCGCTTCGCCGACGAGCAGTTCCGCGCGCCGGTGCTGCTGCGCCCGCTCGCGATCCGCCGCCACGGCAGCGACTACGAGGTGCGCCTCAAGGGCCAGCCGTTCCTCAACCCGGCGCTCGCCCGGGCGCTCGAGGAGCAGTTCCAGATCACGCTCGACGCCGAGTCGTTCGTCGCGCTCGCCGTGCAGAACGGCGCCTTCAAGCCGCAGCCGGTCATCGACCGCCTGCGCGGCCTCACGTCGCACCTGCCGGCGTTCGCCGTGCAGCCGCGCCTCGTCGTCTCCTCCTTCGCCGAGGTGGGCCGGTCGCTCGCCGAGGACGCCGAGCACCTCGAGCACCTCGTCATCGACGCCATCGCCGGCAATCCCACCGCCAAGTGGGGAGTGGGCGAGGCCTACGCGCCGGTCGACCCGATCCCGCAGGACCAGCGCCCGCCCGTCACCGACACGCTGCTGCTCGACGCGGATCCGGAGCAGGAGTACGTCATCGCGCAGATCAACGCGGGCAACTCGCTCGTGGTGACGACGCTGCCCGGCACGGGCGGCACGCAGACCATCGTCAACTCCATCGGCTGCCTCGTCGCGCAGAACAAGCGCGTGCTCGTGGTCAGCCCGCGCGCCTCCTCCCTCAAGGGCATCGGCCAGCGCCTCGCCGACGTGGGCCTGCCGGGCCTCGCGGTCGCGCCGAAGTCGCTGAAGCGCGACGTGGTGCAGTCCATCGTCCGCAACGAGAAGGCCGCGCCCGCGCAGACCGCCGAGGTCGACGACGCGCTCGTGCGCCTGCGGCACGTGCTGCTCGACTACCGCTTCGCGCTCGGCCGCCCGGACGCGGACCTCGGCGTCTCCGTGCTCGACGCGCTCGGCGAGCTCTCGCGCCTCGCGCTCCTCCCCAGCCCACCGGCCACCACCGCGCGCCTCACCCGCGACGCCGTGAAGGCCATCGCGCACGACCGCGCGAGCGCCGCCGCCTCCCTCGTCAAGGCCGCGAGCCTCGGCGAGTTCCGCTACGGCCCGGGCGACTCGCCCTGGTACGGCGCGACCTTCCCCACGAGCGCCGCCGCGACGCACGCGCACGAGCTCGCGAAGTCCCTCTCCGCCGATGGCCTCCCGCGCCTCCTCGAGCGCGCCGACGAGCTCATCGGCCAGACTCGGATGCGCGCCTACCGCTCCATCGACGAGCTCGGCGTGTACCTCCGCCTCCTGCTCGACGTGCGCGAGACGCTCGACAAGTTCCAGCCCGTGGTGTTCGACCGGTCGCTCAGCGAGATCATCGCGGCCACCGGATCCCGCCGCGACGCCCCCGAGATGACGAGCATCACCCGCCGTCGCCTCCGCAAGCTCGCCCGCGAGTACGTGCGCCCAGGCGTCCACATCTCCGACATGCACGAGAGCCTCAAGGCCATCCAGAAGCAGCGGATCCTGTGGCAGCGCTACGTCGCGGTCGGCTCGACCCCCGAGGTCCCGCGCGGCATCTCCGACGTGCACGTCCGCTACCAGGAGGTCGCCGCCGACCTCCGCGTGCTCGACGAGCCGCTGAGCATGCTCACGCGCCCCACCCCGCTCGCCGAGCTGCCCGTCGACGAGCTGCGCGAGAAGGTCGCCCAGCTCGCCGAGGACAGCGAGGTGCTCCAGAACCTGCAGGAGCGCACCTCCCTGCTGGCCGAGCTCCGCCGCCTCGACCTCGACCCGCTGCTGCGCGACCTCTCCGACCGGCACGTGCCGCAGGAGGCCGTCGCCGCCGAGCTCGAGCTCGCCTGGTGGCAGTCCGTGCTCGAGCAGATGCTCGCGGGCGACAAGGCGCTCCTCAACGCGAACACGAGCGTGCTCGACCGGCTCGAGTCCGACTTCCGCCTCGTCGACGAGGCGCACGCGACCGCGAGCGCGGGCCTCCTGGCCTGGCAGCTCGCGGAGACGTGGAAGATCGGCGTGGTCGACTGGCCCGAGGAGGCGCACCACCTGCGTCAGCTGCTCGGCGGATCCGCCCCCGTCGACGCCGCGGCCCTCCACCACTCCGCGCCCCACCTCTCCCGCACCATCGCGCCGGTCTGGCTCGCGTCGCCCTACGAGGTGCCCGCGATCACCGACGAGATGCCGTTCGACGCCGTGTTCCTCGTGGACGCCGGCGCGATGACGCTCGCGGAGGCCCTCGGCGGCATCCGGCGCGGCAAGCAGACCGTGGTCTTCGGCGATCCCGTCACCCAGACCCCGTCGCCCTTCACGATCGCGGTCGTGCCGCAGCCGGAGCGCTCGACGCCCCAGCTCGCGGACGACGACTCGACGCTCGAGGAGCGCCACGCCGACTCCGCCCTCGCGCGCCTCGGCGAGCTCCTGCCGTCCCTCGCGCTCACCCGCAGCTACCGCGCCGGCGGCGAGGACCTGGCCGAGCTCGTCAACCGCCGGTTCTATGGCGGCCGCATCCAGTCCCTCCCGTGGGCCGGCACGTTCCTCGGCCACGGCAGCCTGTCGCTCGACTTCGTCGCCGACGGACACGGCATGCCCGACGAGGACACCGGCGCGGTCGAGAGCGTCGACGCCGAGGTGATCCGCGTCGTGGAGCTGGTGCTCGACCACGCGAGCCACCGCCCGCGCGAGTCCCTCATGGTCATCACCGCGAGCGCCCGGCACGCCGTGCGCGTGCAGCAGGCCGTGCTCCACGCGGCGGCCAAGCGCAGCGACGTCACCGAGTTCTTCATCGGCGACCGCGCCGAGCCGTTCATGGTCGCGACCCTCGAGCAGTGCGTCGCGCAGAGCCGCGACCGCGTGATCTTCTCGGTCGGCTACGGCCGCACCCCGCACGGCCGCGTGTTGTCGAACTTCGGCTCGCTCGCGGCGCCCGGCGGGGAGCGGCTGCTCGCCGTCGCCATGACGCGCGCCCGCCGCTCGATGGTGGTCGTCTCCTGCTTCCAGCCGTCGGACATCGACCAGGACCGGATGAAGCACGGCATCGTCGCGCTCGCGCAGATCCTGTCCGAGGCGGAGGCGCGCTTCCGCGAGGACCCGATCCCGGACGACGGCGACGCCATGCTCGTCGACCTCGCCCGCCGCCTCGAGGGCCTCGGCCTCGCGCCCGCCCTCGGCCACCGCGACAAGCTCGGCCTCGTCGCCTCCTATGGCGGCCGGGCGATCGCGATCGAGACGGATCCGGTCGTCAACCAGACGAGCCTCCGCGAGTCGCTGCGCCTGCGCCCCGAGATGCTCAAGCGCCTCGGCTGGCACTACCTGCGCGTGCACTCCTTCGAGCTGTTCGCGGATCCGGACGCCGTCGCCCGCCGCATCGCCACCGCCCTCGGCGCCATCTCGGACGCGCACCCGGTCACCGCGCCCGTGCAGGTGCAGGCCGGCGCGCACCGGGCGGATTGA
- a CDS encoding PqqD family protein, producing MHVVPLGHVSESAGAPTVTVQDPLTEEARSYTLSPPLANLIPSLDPRETNRAFSDEESRLLEGMARLGVVALVDDDAPLTALRFIPVTRADVRFDAALDDGFRFDSDLHRPFELSEYGTRLLEKVDGRTDMGAIAEAVRQEALTDEGDRAEIEAHQRTRGQDFEAFLVAESYRFVDALRGNPTVTFEPAPAASVIGESPASAPPATAITTTDKRAACTS from the coding sequence ATGCACGTCGTACCTCTTGGTCACGTCAGCGAGTCAGCAGGCGCCCCCACCGTCACCGTCCAGGATCCGCTCACCGAGGAGGCGAGGAGCTACACGCTCAGCCCTCCTCTCGCGAATCTGATCCCGTCGCTCGACCCTCGGGAGACCAACAGGGCGTTCAGCGATGAGGAATCCCGCCTGCTGGAGGGGATGGCCCGGCTGGGCGTCGTCGCCCTGGTCGATGACGACGCTCCGCTCACGGCTCTCCGCTTCATCCCCGTCACCCGCGCCGACGTCAGGTTCGACGCGGCGCTAGACGATGGCTTCCGCTTCGACTCCGACCTCCATCGGCCGTTCGAGCTGAGCGAGTACGGGACGCGGCTGCTGGAGAAGGTCGACGGCCGCACAGACATGGGCGCGATCGCGGAAGCGGTTCGGCAGGAGGCGCTAACCGACGAGGGCGACCGGGCGGAGATCGAGGCGCACCAGCGCACCCGTGGGCAGGACTTCGAGGCCTTCCTCGTCGCCGAGTCATATCGCTTCGTGGACGCCCTGCGCGGGAACCCGACGGTGACCTTCGAGCCGGCGCCCGCGGCGTCGGTCATCGGCGAGTCCCCCGCCAGCGCTCCTCCGGCGACAGCCATCACGACGACGGATAAGAGGGCGGCATGCACGTCATAG
- a CDS encoding type IV secretory system conjugative DNA transfer family protein, producing the protein MPYSEEVVSGTALRDCAGHLGPRPAEFGVHGVAGTSIGFDDAMLGRHVLYLGGIGTGKTVGISALVASVRASMTADDVMVVFDTKGDYHETFHRPGDAVLAATLADEFAGQVSWNLFEEFRALPPGRLPEDEIFEMCSGLFSRLIADAGDNAYFARAARDVFTALVTAMYRESEERSNRDIRMIVGGMGIGEMHALLDRPGNADLRGARHYIAKEGSNSTMATMAFTQQVIQESFRSSFGRPGDFSIRAFLRAKGARALFLEYDIASGSTLAPVFTAMLDVAMKEAMSRRRAAGRVFFVLDEFALLPELTHLSDGVNFGRSLGLRFIVGTQNVKQVQEMYGPEMAASVLSAFGSVFAFRLYDGDSRRFVGDRFGANRKLTRFDSSVRGSGLREEVITGAVVEDWDLSSLGVGTCIAALPDGPPVRFTFAAPAVSPSR; encoded by the coding sequence ATGCCCTACTCGGAGGAGGTCGTCAGCGGCACCGCGCTGCGGGACTGCGCGGGGCACCTCGGTCCGCGGCCGGCGGAGTTCGGCGTGCACGGCGTCGCCGGTACGAGCATCGGGTTCGACGACGCGATGCTCGGCCGCCACGTGCTCTACCTCGGCGGCATCGGCACGGGCAAGACCGTCGGCATCTCCGCGCTCGTCGCCTCGGTGCGCGCGAGCATGACCGCCGACGACGTGATGGTCGTGTTCGACACCAAGGGCGACTACCACGAGACGTTCCACCGGCCGGGCGACGCGGTGCTCGCCGCGACGCTCGCCGACGAGTTCGCGGGGCAGGTCTCCTGGAACCTGTTCGAGGAATTCCGCGCGCTGCCCCCGGGCCGCCTGCCCGAGGACGAGATCTTCGAGATGTGCAGCGGCCTGTTCTCCCGCCTCATCGCCGACGCCGGCGACAACGCCTACTTCGCCCGCGCCGCGCGCGACGTGTTCACCGCCCTCGTCACCGCGATGTACCGGGAATCCGAGGAGCGGTCGAACCGCGACATCCGCATGATCGTCGGCGGCATGGGCATCGGCGAGATGCACGCGCTGCTGGACCGACCGGGGAACGCCGACCTGCGCGGCGCCCGCCACTACATCGCCAAGGAGGGGTCGAACTCGACCATGGCGACGATGGCGTTCACGCAGCAGGTGATCCAGGAGTCGTTCCGCTCCTCGTTCGGGCGCCCGGGGGACTTCTCCATCCGCGCCTTCCTCCGCGCGAAGGGCGCGCGGGCGCTCTTCCTCGAGTACGACATCGCCTCCGGCAGCACGCTCGCGCCGGTCTTCACGGCCATGCTCGACGTCGCGATGAAGGAGGCCATGTCCCGTCGCCGCGCGGCCGGGCGCGTCTTCTTCGTGCTCGACGAGTTCGCGCTCCTGCCCGAGCTCACGCACCTCTCCGACGGCGTGAACTTCGGCCGCTCGCTCGGGCTGCGGTTCATCGTCGGCACGCAGAACGTCAAGCAGGTGCAGGAGATGTACGGGCCCGAGATGGCCGCGTCCGTGCTGTCGGCGTTCGGATCCGTGTTCGCGTTCCGCCTCTACGACGGGGACTCCCGCCGCTTCGTGGGCGACCGGTTCGGCGCGAACCGCAAGCTGACGCGGTTCGACTCCTCCGTGCGCGGCTCCGGCCTCCGCGAGGAGGTCATCACGGGCGCGGTGGTCGAGGATTGGGACCTCTCGAGCCTCGGCGTCGGGACCTGCATCGCGGCGCTGCCCGACGGCCCGCCGGTGCGGTTCACGTTCGCGGCGCCGGCGGTGTCGCCGTCGCGGTAG
- a CDS encoding type I restriction endonuclease yields MEFAERLAALALKVRNQREAIQTEEATKNAFIMPFISTILGYDVFNPLEVVPEFTADLGLKKGEKIDYAIMRDGEVQILIECKKSTEPLKIEHASQLFRYFAVTNARIAVLTNGETYHFYTDLDAPNRMDEKPFLVLDLADIDETLLPELMKLTKDVFDLDSIISAAGELKYVGALKRAIAAEFREPTTDWVKLLTRRVYDGMFTEKVREQFTTLVGKASKQYLNEQVNDRLKTALGAPAFPSAPTAASADVITSEEVVEADLDRDTEIETTLEELEGYQIVKAIACSEVKPQRVVHRDAKSYLAILLDDNNRKPIARLHFNGKKQKYLGLFDAHKVETRHPIGSLDEIYAHADAIREAIRVHAGESVGT; encoded by the coding sequence ATGGAATTCGCCGAACGACTGGCCGCCCTGGCCCTGAAGGTGCGCAACCAGCGCGAGGCCATCCAGACGGAGGAGGCGACGAAGAACGCGTTCATCATGCCGTTCATCTCCACGATCCTCGGATACGACGTGTTCAACCCGCTCGAGGTGGTCCCCGAGTTCACGGCGGACCTCGGCCTCAAGAAGGGCGAGAAGATCGACTACGCGATCATGCGCGACGGCGAGGTGCAGATCCTCATCGAGTGCAAGAAGTCGACGGAGCCGCTCAAGATCGAGCACGCGTCGCAGCTGTTCCGCTACTTCGCGGTGACGAACGCGCGCATCGCGGTGCTGACGAACGGCGAGACGTACCACTTCTACACGGACCTCGACGCGCCGAACCGCATGGACGAGAAGCCGTTCCTCGTGCTCGACCTCGCCGACATCGACGAGACCCTCCTGCCCGAGCTGATGAAGCTCACGAAGGACGTGTTCGACCTCGACTCGATCATCAGCGCCGCCGGCGAGCTCAAGTACGTCGGTGCGCTGAAGCGCGCGATCGCCGCCGAGTTCCGCGAGCCGACCACGGATTGGGTGAAGCTCCTCACCCGTCGCGTGTACGACGGCATGTTCACCGAGAAGGTGCGTGAGCAGTTCACGACGCTCGTGGGCAAGGCGTCGAAGCAGTACCTGAACGAGCAGGTGAACGACCGGCTCAAGACCGCGCTCGGGGCTCCCGCGTTCCCCTCGGCGCCGACCGCCGCATCAGCCGACGTGATCACCAGCGAGGAGGTCGTGGAGGCGGACCTCGACCGCGACACGGAGATCGAGACGACGCTCGAGGAGCTCGAGGGCTACCAGATCGTCAAGGCCATCGCCTGCAGCGAGGTGAAGCCGCAGCGCGTGGTGCACCGCGACGCGAAGTCTTACCTGGCGATCCTCCTCGACGACAACAACCGCAAGCCCATCGCGCGCCTGCACTTCAACGGCAAGAAGCAGAAGTACCTCGGCCTCTTCGACGCGCACAAGGTCGAGACGCGCCACCCCATCGGATCGCTCGACGAGATCTACGCGCACGCGGATGCGATCCGGGAGGCGATCCGGGTGCACGCGGGGGAGTCGGTCGGCACGTAG
- a CDS encoding LLM class flavin-dependent oxidoreductase has product MTPASDRVDSRTRVPLSVLDLVPVSAGSSSAAALRDSVDLSLRAEAAGYARYWLAEHHMNPGLAGSSPHAMLAAVAAATRSIRVGSAATLIGNHSALQVAEAFGTVTGLYGPRFDLGLGRSPMPPKRPAGTGAAADAEARVVDGLLVPARAVMFRDRSRAQLQARLLRRGDADVAPFGETVDDLLAFLDGTYADPAVGPVAVPPADGSAVEVWVHGSSAGESARVAGIRGLPFGANYHSTPWGVLDAVAAYREDFVPGVLAAPHVIVSADVLVADTDAEARRLASGFARWVLSIRSGRGAIPYPAPDDEGAAPLDAAELAQVQDRLDTRIVGDPASVVRQLETLRRVTDADELLITTTTHEHAARVRSYELLAEAWGPRGR; this is encoded by the coding sequence ATGACCCCTGCGAGCGACCGGGTCGACTCCCGCACGCGCGTCCCGCTCTCCGTGCTCGACCTCGTCCCCGTCTCCGCCGGGTCGTCGTCCGCCGCCGCGCTGCGCGACAGCGTCGACCTGTCCTTGCGCGCGGAGGCCGCCGGGTACGCGCGGTACTGGCTCGCCGAGCACCACATGAACCCCGGCCTCGCGGGATCCAGCCCGCACGCCATGCTCGCCGCCGTCGCCGCGGCGACCCGCTCCATCCGCGTCGGCTCGGCCGCGACCCTCATCGGGAACCACAGCGCCCTGCAGGTGGCCGAGGCGTTCGGCACCGTCACGGGGCTGTACGGGCCGCGGTTCGACCTCGGGCTCGGTCGCAGCCCGATGCCGCCGAAGCGACCGGCGGGGACGGGAGCCGCCGCCGACGCCGAGGCCCGCGTCGTCGACGGCCTCCTCGTCCCCGCGCGCGCCGTGATGTTCCGGGACCGGTCGCGGGCCCAGCTGCAGGCGCGGCTCCTCCGCCGCGGTGACGCCGACGTCGCGCCGTTCGGCGAGACCGTGGACGACCTCCTCGCGTTCCTCGACGGGACGTACGCGGATCCCGCGGTCGGGCCGGTCGCGGTCCCGCCGGCGGACGGGTCCGCGGTGGAGGTCTGGGTCCACGGATCCTCGGCAGGCGAGAGCGCCCGTGTCGCCGGCATCCGCGGCCTCCCCTTCGGCGCCAACTACCACTCGACCCCGTGGGGCGTGCTCGACGCCGTGGCGGCCTACCGGGAGGACTTCGTGCCGGGCGTGCTCGCGGCCCCGCACGTGATCGTCTCGGCCGACGTGCTCGTGGCCGACACGGACGCGGAGGCCCGCCGCCTCGCCTCCGGCTTCGCGCGCTGGGTGCTCTCGATCCGCTCGGGTCGCGGGGCGATCCCCTACCCGGCCCCCGACGACGAGGGCGCCGCGCCGCTCGACGCCGCGGAGCTGGCACAGGTGCAGGACCGCCTCGACACGCGCATCGTCGGGGATCCCGCGAGCGTCGTCCGACAGCTGGAGACCCTCCGCCGCGTCACGGACGCCGACGAGCTGCTCATCACGACGACGACCCACGAGCACGCCGCGAGGGTGCGGTCCTACGAGCTGCTCGCGGAGGCGTGGGGGCCGCGCGGCCGCTGA